One window of the Burkholderia sp. FERM BP-3421 genome contains the following:
- a CDS encoding porin yields MNKKLTALAVTAAFASPVFAQNSVTLYGVIDEGLNYTNNAGAGHVYEMASGYAQGSRWGLKGSEDLGGGMKAIFQLENGFDVNSGRLNQGGRMFGRQAYVGLSQAQYGTLTFGRQYDSVVDYLAPTTANGNWGGYLLAHPFDNDNTDNSFRLDNTVKYASPNFSGFQFGGAYSFSNSTNFSDNRAYSFGAQYQNNGLLIGAAYLQANHPGDGSAGAITANDASYIAERMRVFGAGINYTFGAATVGFAYTNSNYKNPTGNGYLSTPGAIIAPGATVSAIKYQNFELNGSYQITPAFMVGAQYVLSLEKYDASTGDAKPKIHSVGLMADYNLSKRTDVYLQAAYQHVAGDKTNSILDQAFIPGTDAPSSTSNQVAVRLALRHKF; encoded by the coding sequence ATGAACAAGAAACTGACGGCGCTCGCCGTAACGGCGGCATTCGCCTCGCCGGTGTTCGCGCAAAACAGCGTCACGCTGTACGGCGTGATCGACGAAGGCCTGAACTACACGAACAACGCCGGCGCCGGCCACGTCTACGAGATGGCGAGCGGCTACGCGCAGGGCAGCCGCTGGGGCCTGAAGGGCAGCGAGGATCTCGGCGGCGGCATGAAGGCGATCTTCCAGCTCGAAAACGGCTTCGACGTGAACAGCGGCCGGCTCAACCAGGGCGGCCGCATGTTCGGCCGCCAGGCGTACGTCGGCCTGAGCCAGGCGCAGTACGGCACGCTGACGTTCGGTCGCCAGTACGACTCCGTCGTCGACTATCTCGCGCCGACCACCGCCAACGGCAACTGGGGCGGCTACCTGCTCGCGCATCCGTTCGACAACGACAACACCGACAACTCGTTCCGCCTCGACAACACGGTGAAGTACGCGAGCCCGAACTTCAGCGGCTTCCAGTTCGGCGGCGCGTACAGCTTCAGCAACAGCACGAACTTCTCGGACAACCGCGCGTACAGCTTCGGCGCGCAGTACCAGAACAACGGGCTGCTGATCGGCGCCGCGTACCTGCAGGCGAACCATCCGGGCGACGGTTCGGCCGGCGCGATCACCGCGAACGACGCGAGCTACATCGCCGAGCGCATGCGCGTGTTCGGCGCGGGCATCAACTACACGTTCGGGGCCGCGACGGTCGGTTTCGCGTACACGAACTCGAACTACAAGAACCCGACCGGCAACGGCTACCTGAGCACGCCGGGCGCGATCATCGCGCCCGGCGCGACGGTCAGCGCGATCAAGTACCAGAACTTCGAGCTGAACGGTTCGTACCAGATCACGCCGGCGTTCATGGTCGGCGCGCAGTACGTGCTGTCGCTCGAAAAGTACGACGCGTCGACCGGCGACGCGAAACCGAAGATCCACTCGGTCGGGCTGATGGCCGACTACAACCTGTCGAAGCGCACCGACGTGTACTTGCAGGCCGCGTACCAGCACGTCGCGGGCGACAAGACGAACTCGATCCTCGACCAGGCGTTCATCCCCGGCACCGACGCGCCGTCGTCGACGTCGAACCAGGTGGCCGTGCGCCTCGCGCTGCGCCACAAGTTCTGA
- a CDS encoding saccharopine dehydrogenase family protein, translating into MTAPDLDFVVFGATSFVGQILTRYLAEHLAGQADAPRWAIAGRAEAKLANVRQALGEAGRSLPVIVADAGNDAQLRALCARTRVVVSTVGPYALYGEPLVKACAESGTDYCDLTGETQWIRRMIARYESAARQSGARIVHCCGFDSVPSDLGVYFLQQQALRAWGVPATRVKMRVRTLKGGASGGTVASLINVVREATADPELRRALLNPYALCPEGHGFTVRQRMLKGASFDADFGAWIAPFVMAAINERVVHRSNALSGNAYGGRFAYDEAMLTGAGFKGRLAALAMTAGLGAFMAGVVVKPVRTLMERFLLPKPGEGPSPEAQLAGRYDIRFVGHGDAGQVMRVKVTGDRDPGYGSTGKMLGQAVLSLAVDHVKDGAKVGRAGGFWTPATMFDDRFIARLTRDAGLRFEVI; encoded by the coding sequence ATGACCGCTCCGGATCTTGATTTCGTTGTGTTTGGCGCCACCAGCTTCGTCGGCCAGATCCTGACCCGCTACCTGGCCGAGCATCTCGCGGGGCAGGCCGATGCGCCGCGCTGGGCCATCGCCGGCCGCGCCGAGGCGAAGCTCGCGAACGTCCGGCAGGCGCTGGGCGAGGCGGGCCGGTCCCTGCCCGTCATCGTCGCCGACGCCGGGAACGACGCGCAGCTGCGCGCGCTGTGCGCGCGGACCCGGGTGGTGGTCTCCACCGTCGGGCCGTATGCGCTGTACGGCGAGCCGCTCGTGAAGGCCTGCGCGGAAAGCGGCACCGACTATTGCGACCTCACCGGCGAGACCCAGTGGATCCGGCGGATGATCGCGCGCTACGAAAGCGCGGCGCGGCAATCGGGGGCGCGCATCGTGCATTGCTGCGGCTTCGATTCGGTGCCGTCGGACCTGGGCGTGTATTTCCTGCAGCAGCAGGCGCTGCGCGCATGGGGCGTGCCGGCGACCCGCGTCAAGATGCGCGTCAGGACGCTCAAGGGCGGCGCGTCGGGCGGCACGGTGGCGAGCCTCATCAACGTCGTCAGGGAGGCGACGGCCGATCCCGAGTTGCGCAGGGCGCTGCTGAATCCCTATGCGCTGTGCCCCGAGGGGCACGGCTTCACGGTGCGTCAGCGCATGCTCAAGGGCGCGAGCTTCGATGCGGATTTCGGTGCGTGGATCGCGCCGTTCGTCATGGCGGCGATCAACGAGCGCGTCGTGCATCGTTCCAATGCGCTGTCGGGAAATGCGTATGGCGGCCGCTTCGCCTATGACGAGGCGATGCTGACCGGGGCCGGTTTCAAGGGACGCCTGGCGGCGCTCGCGATGACGGCGGGCCTCGGCGCGTTCATGGCGGGCGTCGTCGTCAAGCCCGTGCGCACGCTGATGGAGCGCTTCCTGCTGCCGAAGCCCGGCGAAGGCCCGAGCCCGGAAGCGCAGCTGGCCGGCCGCTACGATATCCGCTTCGTGGGGCATGGCGACGCGGGCCAGGTCATGCGCGTGAAGGTGACCGGCGACCGCGATCCGGGTTACGGCTCCACCGGCAAGATGCTGGGGCAGGCGGTGCTGAGCCTGGCGGTCGACCACGTCAAGGACGGCGCGAAGGTCGGCCGCGCGGGCGGCTTCTGGACGCCGGCCACGATGTTCGACGACCGTTTCATCGCGCGCCTGACGCGCGATGCGGGCCTGCGTTTCGAGGTGATCTGA
- a CDS encoding acetoacetate decarboxylase, translating to MDRDGRFTQVEFGAQQVEVPAGGYYDRFRMNPDLDEVARDPAAGNIEYFRRIPKHLAASRIGPTWAPNFYYRAGSVQLLMLAPLDRLRATLPAPLEPLRAVPGHGLVALTFFSYAVCDNDPYDEASVAVVIRRPGARGSHARELLQSMRRRSFCAHVLALPVTTEIARVRGVHGYQLPKWRAAIDVAIGADVNASIAAPDGTPDLILRAPLPALREVAPQSHMASTTMIHLIDGAWHQTSVRTNMLSFAQRMLPRDVRLTRGGGPLSQLLNGLGAATRVRLDVVKDAQLVLDLPMPLTAFDPAGH from the coding sequence ATGGACAGGGACGGGCGTTTCACTCAGGTCGAATTCGGTGCGCAGCAGGTCGAGGTGCCGGCGGGCGGTTACTACGACCGCTTCCGGATGAACCCGGACCTCGACGAGGTGGCGCGGGATCCCGCCGCCGGCAACATCGAATATTTCCGCAGGATACCCAAGCATCTGGCGGCATCGCGGATCGGCCCGACCTGGGCGCCGAACTTCTATTACCGCGCGGGCAGCGTGCAGTTGCTGATGCTCGCGCCGCTGGACCGGCTGCGCGCCACGCTGCCCGCGCCGCTCGAACCGCTGCGCGCGGTTCCCGGCCATGGACTGGTGGCGCTGACTTTCTTCTCGTATGCCGTCTGCGACAACGATCCCTACGACGAAGCGTCGGTCGCGGTGGTGATCCGGCGGCCGGGCGCGCGCGGCTCGCATGCGCGGGAACTGTTGCAGTCGATGCGGCGCCGCAGCTTCTGCGCGCACGTGCTGGCGCTGCCCGTCACGACCGAGATCGCACGGGTGCGCGGCGTGCACGGCTATCAGCTGCCGAAATGGCGGGCCGCGATCGACGTGGCCATCGGCGCGGACGTGAACGCGTCCATCGCCGCGCCCGACGGCACCCCGGACCTGATCCTGCGCGCGCCGCTGCCGGCCTTGCGCGAGGTCGCGCCGCAGTCCCACATGGCGAGCACGACGATGATCCACCTGATCGACGGCGCGTGGCACCAGACCTCGGTCCGGACCAACATGCTATCGTTCGCGCAGCGCATGCTCCCGCGCGACGTCAGGCTGACGCGCGGCGGCGGCCCGCTGAGCCAGCTGCTGAACGGGCTGGGCGCCGCCACCCGGGTTCGCCTGGACGTGGTCAAGGATGCGCAGCTCGTGCTCGACCTGCCGATGCCGCTGACGGCGTTCGATCCTGCCGGACACTGA
- a CDS encoding NADH:flavin oxidoreductase/NADH oxidase family protein: MNVFDTLTLPNGSSIPNRIAKAAMEENMADADHGPSERLMRLYEAWAEGGAGLLITGNVMVDRRAMTGPGGVVLEDDRQLDKFRRWAAIGRARGAQFWLQINHPGRQMQANLGQETWAPSAVAMNLGKMSKYFGTPRAMTRDVIDDVIRRFARAAQLGEQAGFTGVEIHAAHGYLLSQFLSPLTNRRTDEWGGSLENRARLLLEIVKAVRAVVSPGFAVAVKLNSADFQRGGFSVDDARQVVMLLNGLGVDLVELSGGSYEAPAMQGEARDGRTLAREAYFVEFARDLRTVAKMPVMVTGGIRRRPVAEQVVHSGVDMVGIGTALALDPYLPRDWRKGKDNAPALAPITWKNKALASLANMASVKFQLRKLSRGQTTDAHVAPWRALVLQEVGNACRTRRYRRAMARLARH; encoded by the coding sequence ATGAACGTATTCGACACCCTGACGCTCCCCAACGGGTCGAGCATTCCGAACCGCATCGCCAAGGCCGCCATGGAGGAAAACATGGCGGACGCCGACCACGGGCCGTCGGAACGGCTGATGCGCCTGTACGAGGCCTGGGCCGAGGGCGGCGCGGGCCTGCTCATCACCGGCAACGTGATGGTCGACCGCCGCGCGATGACGGGGCCCGGCGGCGTGGTGCTGGAAGACGACCGGCAGCTCGACAAGTTTCGCCGCTGGGCCGCGATCGGCCGCGCCCGGGGCGCGCAATTCTGGCTGCAGATCAATCATCCCGGCCGCCAGATGCAGGCCAACCTGGGCCAGGAAACCTGGGCGCCGTCGGCCGTGGCGATGAACCTGGGCAAGATGTCCAAGTACTTCGGCACGCCGCGCGCGATGACGCGCGACGTCATCGACGACGTGATCCGGCGCTTCGCGCGCGCGGCGCAACTCGGCGAACAGGCCGGCTTCACCGGCGTGGAGATCCATGCGGCGCACGGCTATCTGCTGAGCCAATTCCTGTCGCCGCTCACCAATCGCCGCACCGACGAATGGGGCGGCTCGCTGGAGAACCGGGCGCGCCTGCTGCTGGAGATCGTCAAGGCGGTGCGCGCCGTGGTGTCGCCCGGCTTCGCGGTCGCGGTGAAGCTCAACTCGGCCGACTTCCAGCGCGGCGGCTTCAGCGTCGACGATGCGCGGCAGGTGGTGATGCTGCTCAACGGGCTCGGCGTGGATCTGGTCGAGTTGTCGGGCGGCAGCTACGAAGCGCCGGCCATGCAGGGCGAGGCGCGCGACGGCCGCACGCTCGCGCGCGAAGCCTATTTCGTCGAGTTCGCGCGCGACCTGCGCACGGTGGCGAAGATGCCCGTGATGGTCACGGGCGGCATCCGGCGCCGGCCGGTGGCCGAGCAGGTGGTGCACAGCGGCGTGGACATGGTCGGCATCGGCACCGCGCTCGCCCTCGATCCGTACCTGCCGCGCGACTGGCGCAAGGGCAAGGACAACGCGCCCGCGCTCGCGCCGATCACCTGGAAGAACAAGGCGCTGGCCTCGCTCGCCAACATGGCGAGCGTCAAGTTCCAGCTGCGCAAGCTGAGCCGCGGCCAGACGACCGATGCGCATGTCGCGCCGTGGCGCGCGCTGGTGCTGCAGGAAGTGGGCAATGCGTGCCGCACGCGCCGCTACCGGCGCGCGATGGCGCGGTTGGCCCGGCATTGA
- a CDS encoding MFS transporter, producing MSGTTLHLPSRRARHPAPSRQEARPPLPQPFDARIALGLCGVLLAVMCAQINDRVTAAALPDIRGVFHVGHDDGSWLTALYEATQVAAMMFAPWCSGTFSLRRFTIAMTAAFALLGVLFPFAPSLPALYVLRALQGFAGGCLPPMLMTVALRFLPPGIKLYGLGAYALTATFAPNLGTPLAAFWTDQVGWRFVFWQIVPQALLAIGLVAYGLPQDPPRLERLRQFNWRGVLLGFPAITLLVIGLSQGTRLGWTDSPVICLLLAGGSAALVLFFVNEWFHPLPFFRLQLLARRNLCFSLVALAGVLVILVGALGVPFGYLAEVHGYRPAQSAPLALAVALPQLIALPLVTALCNLRRVDCRWVLALGFVLIGLSCYAGTRLTADWQRDNFYLLQALQVLGQPMTVVPLLMLATHGMSAAEGPFASSWFNTVKGFSVVVGGAVTEGFITMREHLHSAHLIDRLAASPQAFALARHDLSTRLGLDHDAFLAVLDRRVREQALVLASADMYWLMIALAAAMLVLIPFVPTRVYPPGAGAPPAAS from the coding sequence GTGAGCGGCACGACCCTCCACCTGCCCTCCCGCCGCGCCCGCCACCCAGCCCCGTCCCGCCAGGAAGCCCGCCCGCCCCTGCCCCAGCCGTTCGACGCCCGCATCGCGCTCGGCCTGTGCGGCGTGCTGCTCGCGGTGATGTGCGCGCAGATCAACGACCGGGTCACCGCCGCCGCGCTGCCCGACATCCGCGGCGTCTTCCATGTCGGCCACGACGACGGCAGCTGGCTCACCGCGCTCTACGAGGCCACCCAGGTCGCCGCGATGATGTTCGCGCCGTGGTGTTCGGGCACCTTCTCGCTGCGCCGCTTCACGATCGCGATGACGGCCGCGTTCGCGCTGCTCGGCGTGTTGTTCCCGTTCGCGCCGTCCCTGCCCGCGCTGTACGTGCTGCGCGCGCTGCAAGGCTTCGCGGGCGGCTGCCTGCCGCCCATGCTGATGACGGTCGCGCTGCGCTTCCTGCCGCCCGGCATCAAGCTCTACGGCCTCGGCGCCTACGCGCTCACCGCCACCTTCGCGCCCAACCTCGGCACGCCGCTCGCGGCGTTCTGGACCGATCAGGTCGGCTGGCGCTTCGTGTTCTGGCAGATCGTCCCGCAGGCGCTGCTCGCGATCGGCCTCGTCGCCTACGGCCTGCCGCAGGATCCGCCGCGCCTCGAACGCCTGCGTCAGTTCAACTGGCGCGGCGTGCTGCTCGGCTTTCCCGCGATCACGCTGCTCGTGATCGGCCTGTCGCAGGGCACGCGGCTCGGCTGGACCGATTCGCCCGTCATCTGCCTGCTGCTCGCCGGCGGCAGCGCGGCGCTCGTGCTGTTCTTCGTCAACGAGTGGTTCCATCCGCTGCCGTTCTTCCGGCTGCAGCTGCTCGCGCGCCGCAACCTCTGCTTCTCGCTCGTCGCGCTCGCCGGCGTGCTGGTGATCCTGGTCGGCGCGCTCGGCGTGCCGTTCGGCTATCTCGCCGAGGTGCACGGCTATCGGCCCGCGCAGAGCGCGCCGCTCGCGCTCGCGGTCGCGCTGCCGCAACTGATCGCGCTGCCCCTGGTCACCGCGCTCTGCAACCTGAGGCGCGTCGACTGCCGCTGGGTGCTCGCGCTCGGCTTCGTGCTGATCGGCCTGTCGTGCTACGCCGGCACCCGCCTCACCGCCGACTGGCAGCGCGACAACTTCTACCTGCTGCAGGCGCTGCAGGTGCTGGGCCAGCCGATGACGGTCGTGCCGCTGCTGATGCTCGCGACCCACGGCATGTCGGCCGCCGAAGGCCCGTTCGCCTCGTCGTGGTTCAACACCGTGAAGGGCTTCTCGGTGGTCGTCGGCGGGGCCGTCACCGAAGGCTTCATCACGATGCGCGAACACCTGCACTCCGCGCACCTGATCGATCGGCTCGCCGCGAGCCCGCAGGCGTTCGCGCTCGCGCGGCACGATCTGTCCACGCGTCTCGGCCTCGATCACGATGCGTTCCTCGCCGTGCTCGATCGCCGCGTGCGCGAACAGGCGCTGGTGCTCGCCTCCGCCGACATGTACTGGCTGATGATCGCGCTCGCCGCCGCGATGCTCGTGCTGATCCCGTTCGTTCCCACCCGGGTCTATCCGCCCGGCGCGGGAGCGCCTCCCGCCGCATCCTGA
- a CDS encoding HlyD family secretion protein, producing the protein MSQLISRRRLMAFAAVLALAAACAALTGMVGNTTREATDDAFVAADFTLVSPRIAGQIAALTVDDNQAVKRGQLLAQIDDRDYAAALEAAQADVAVAQAALDHASTRLVQQRASIAQADAGLAESRANHAFARADLERYADLARHGAGSTQSAEQARARADMSAAAVARDSAASTAARQQVDVLNAQRAQAEGTLQRARAALDTARLRLSYTRIVAPVDGVVGQRAARVGAYVTPGSPLLAVVPLRDAYVIANFQENQLTRVRAGQRALVRVDTYPDRRFSGSVDSIAPATGATFAAIAPDNATGNFTKVVQRIPVKIVLDPGQAAREPLRAGMSVVAEIDTASTPAGRTSR; encoded by the coding sequence ATGTCCCAACTCATTTCCCGGCGCCGCCTGATGGCCTTCGCCGCCGTCCTGGCCCTCGCCGCCGCGTGCGCCGCGCTCACCGGCATGGTCGGCAACACCACGCGCGAAGCCACCGACGACGCGTTCGTCGCCGCCGACTTCACGCTCGTCAGCCCGCGCATCGCCGGACAAATCGCGGCGCTGACGGTCGACGACAACCAGGCCGTCAAGCGCGGCCAGCTGCTCGCGCAGATCGACGATCGCGACTACGCGGCCGCGCTCGAAGCCGCACAGGCCGACGTCGCGGTCGCGCAGGCCGCGCTCGATCACGCGTCGACCCGCCTCGTCCAGCAGCGCGCCTCGATCGCGCAGGCCGATGCGGGTCTCGCCGAGAGCCGCGCGAACCACGCGTTCGCGCGCGCCGATCTCGAACGCTACGCCGATCTCGCGCGACACGGCGCGGGCAGCACCCAGAGCGCGGAGCAGGCGCGCGCCCGCGCCGACATGTCGGCGGCCGCCGTCGCGCGCGACAGCGCGGCCTCGACGGCCGCGCGGCAGCAGGTCGACGTGCTGAACGCGCAGCGCGCGCAGGCCGAGGGCACCCTGCAACGCGCGCGCGCGGCGCTCGATACGGCGCGGCTCAGGCTCTCCTACACGCGCATCGTCGCGCCCGTCGACGGCGTGGTGGGCCAGCGCGCGGCGCGCGTCGGCGCGTATGTGACGCCCGGCAGCCCGCTGCTCGCGGTGGTGCCGCTGCGCGACGCCTATGTGATCGCCAATTTCCAGGAGAACCAGCTGACGCGCGTGCGCGCCGGACAGCGCGCGCTGGTGCGCGTCGACACCTATCCGGATCGGCGGTTCAGCGGCAGCGTCGACAGCATCGCGCCCGCCACCGGCGCGACCTTCGCCGCGATCGCGCCCGACAACGCGACCGGCAATTTCACGAAAGTGGTGCAGCGCATTCCGGTGAAGATCGTGCTCGATCCCGGGCAGGCGGCGCGCGAGCCGCTGCGCGCCGGCATGTCGGTGGTCGCGGAGATCGACACGGCCTCGACGCCCGCGGGGAGAACGTCGCGATGA
- a CDS encoding efflux transporter outer membrane subunit has protein sequence MKPLIRALALASCATSLAGCMMVGPDFQRPDAVAPAHWNLAAQAHDSPRSLVTSDPVETRWWRAFHDARLVTLIERAAASNLDVQAATERLAQARAIRGVTDAAALPSLNGSASYQHARSSRRGLLDVSGLNGETDYNLWQPGFDASWELDLWGRVRRLKEAARANAQASEEMRRDVLVSVFAELARNYVQLRGVQAGQAILRDNLDIARHSEALTQIRFKDGVATRLEVAEATAQVRTIEAQLPLFEAQRARRVNALGYLLGEPPGALDALLAAAEPIPVTPPVVPAGLPSELAERRPDIREAEARLHAATADIGVARGSFYPRITLSANVALQAMHSGDLGEWSARMFGIGPALSVPIFDGGRLKGQLALRTAQQREAMLAFRRTVLAAWHEIDDAMTEYAARQHHGARLAEAIAQDRVALEQAHRQYVAGATDFLNVLTVQQALLKDQQARVTAATDEALALIGLFKALGGGWETAFPVAEAGGARADAR, from the coding sequence ATGAAGCCGCTCATCCGCGCGCTCGCGCTCGCTTCGTGCGCGACTTCGCTCGCCGGCTGCATGATGGTCGGTCCGGATTTTCAACGCCCCGATGCCGTCGCGCCCGCGCACTGGAATCTCGCGGCACAGGCACACGATTCGCCGCGCAGCCTCGTCACGTCCGATCCGGTCGAGACGCGCTGGTGGCGTGCATTCCATGACGCGCGGCTGGTGACGCTGATCGAGCGCGCGGCCGCATCGAACCTCGACGTGCAGGCGGCCACCGAGCGCCTGGCGCAGGCGCGCGCGATCCGCGGCGTCACGGACGCCGCCGCGCTGCCGTCACTGAACGGCAGCGCGTCGTACCAGCATGCGCGTTCGAGCCGGCGCGGCCTGCTCGACGTATCCGGGTTGAACGGAGAAACCGACTACAACCTGTGGCAGCCGGGCTTCGACGCCTCCTGGGAACTCGATCTGTGGGGCCGGGTGCGCCGCCTCAAGGAGGCCGCGCGCGCGAATGCGCAGGCGAGCGAGGAGATGCGGCGCGACGTGCTGGTCTCGGTGTTCGCGGAACTCGCGCGCAACTACGTGCAATTGCGCGGCGTGCAGGCCGGTCAGGCGATCCTCCGCGACAATCTCGACATCGCCCGGCATAGCGAGGCGCTCACGCAGATCCGCTTCAAGGACGGCGTCGCGACCCGGCTCGAGGTCGCCGAGGCCACCGCGCAGGTCCGCACGATCGAGGCGCAGCTGCCGCTGTTCGAGGCGCAACGCGCGCGGCGCGTCAATGCGCTCGGCTACCTGCTCGGCGAACCGCCGGGCGCGCTCGACGCGCTGCTCGCCGCGGCCGAGCCGATCCCGGTCACGCCGCCCGTGGTGCCGGCGGGGCTGCCGTCCGAACTCGCCGAGCGCCGCCCCGACATCCGCGAGGCCGAGGCGCGCCTGCACGCGGCGACGGCCGACATCGGCGTCGCCCGGGGCAGCTTCTATCCGCGCATCACGCTGTCGGCGAACGTCGCGCTGCAGGCGATGCATTCGGGCGATCTCGGCGAATGGAGCGCGCGCATGTTCGGCATCGGACCGGCGCTCAGCGTGCCGATCTTCGACGGGGGCCGCCTCAAGGGCCAGCTGGCGCTGCGCACCGCGCAGCAGCGCGAGGCGATGCTCGCGTTCCGGCGCACGGTGCTCGCCGCCTGGCACGAGATCGACGATGCGATGACGGAGTACGCGGCGCGCCAGCATCACGGCGCGCGCCTCGCCGAAGCCATCGCGCAGGATCGCGTGGCGCTCGAACAGGCGCACCGTCAGTACGTGGCCGGCGCGACCGATTTCCTCAACGTGCTCACGGTCCAGCAGGCCCTGCTCAAGGATCAGCAGGCGCGGGTCACGGCCGCGACCGACGAGGCGCTCGCGTTGATCGGCTTGTTCAAGGCGCTCGGCGGCGGTTGGGAGACCGCGTTTCCGGTCGCCGAGGCAGGCGGTGCGCGCGCGGACGCGCGCTGA
- a CDS encoding phospholipase D family protein has product MLSAPVVRLCAALGATLALLGGCATQPPATSLPRSVSHALPADAATPLSGALAAPMRAHPGESGFRVLDTGTEALQMRIALARAATRTLDMQYYIAAEDTTGKLLLGAALYAADHGVRVRMLVDDLNFKDIDQVMASLNTHPNLEIRVFNPFGAAQRGMFARTANLFTKIDRFTRRMHNKAMIADNQLAIVGGRNLGDEYFSASPTLRFRDLDVLAAGPVARDVSASFDAYWASSSAYPLSALNHQRFDPHDLDATRDALRAHWRANAAPYDAKPLNATPLAAQIERNELGLVWAPAEFKVDSPDKIARPDAAYRSPPMQRLVDLTQAARSEFQVFSPYFVPHDAGVAALGALTARGVRVAILTNSLAATDAVAVQAGYAPYRAPLLRRGVELYEYKPEQGPRPLNMFGSRSRASLHAKAYVIDREILVIGSMNLDPRSAYLNTEMALVIHSPALARQVATLFDQVSAPAISYRVTLATPEARAQPGATASPLVWTDVEDGQVHTYHVDPQAGLYRNLLTGLAVLLPIDDQL; this is encoded by the coding sequence ATTCTTTCCGCGCCTGTCGTCCGCCTGTGCGCCGCGCTCGGCGCGACCCTCGCGCTGCTGGGCGGCTGCGCGACCCAGCCGCCCGCCACGTCGCTGCCCCGCAGCGTCTCCCACGCCCTGCCCGCCGACGCCGCGACGCCGCTGTCCGGCGCGCTCGCCGCGCCGATGCGCGCGCACCCGGGCGAATCGGGCTTCCGCGTGCTCGACACCGGCACCGAGGCGCTGCAGATGCGCATCGCGCTCGCGCGCGCGGCGACCCGCACGCTCGACATGCAGTACTACATCGCGGCCGAGGACACGACGGGCAAGCTGCTGCTCGGGGCCGCGCTGTATGCGGCCGACCACGGCGTGCGCGTGCGGATGCTGGTCGACGACCTGAACTTCAAGGACATCGATCAGGTGATGGCGTCGCTGAACACGCATCCGAACCTGGAGATCCGCGTGTTCAATCCGTTCGGCGCGGCGCAGCGCGGCATGTTCGCGCGCACCGCGAACCTGTTCACGAAGATCGACCGCTTCACGCGCCGCATGCACAACAAGGCGATGATCGCGGACAACCAGCTCGCGATCGTCGGCGGCCGCAATCTCGGCGACGAATATTTCAGCGCGAGCCCGACGCTGCGCTTTCGCGACCTCGACGTGCTCGCGGCCGGCCCGGTCGCGCGCGACGTATCGGCGAGCTTCGATGCCTATTGGGCGAGCAGCAGCGCGTATCCGCTGAGCGCGCTGAACCACCAGCGCTTCGACCCGCATGATCTCGACGCGACGCGCGACGCGCTGCGCGCGCATTGGCGCGCGAACGCGGCTCCCTACGACGCGAAGCCGCTGAATGCGACGCCGCTCGCCGCGCAGATCGAGCGAAACGAACTGGGGCTCGTGTGGGCGCCGGCCGAATTCAAGGTCGACTCGCCGGACAAGATCGCACGGCCCGACGCGGCCTATCGCAGCCCGCCGATGCAGCGGCTCGTCGACCTGACCCAGGCGGCGCGCAGCGAATTCCAGGTGTTCTCGCCGTACTTCGTGCCGCACGACGCGGGCGTGGCCGCGCTCGGCGCGCTGACCGCGCGCGGCGTGCGGGTGGCGATCCTCACGAATTCGCTCGCGGCGACCGACGCCGTCGCCGTGCAGGCCGGCTATGCGCCGTATCGCGCGCCGCTGCTGCGGCGCGGCGTCGAGCTGTATGAATACAAGCCGGAGCAGGGCCCGCGTCCGCTGAACATGTTCGGCTCGCGCTCGCGCGCGAGCCTGCACGCCAAGGCCTATGTGATCGACCGCGAGATCCTCGTGATCGGCTCGATGAACCTCGATCCGCGCTCGGCGTACCTGAACACCGAGATGGCGCTGGTGATCCACAGCCCGGCGCTCGCGCGCCAGGTGGCGACGCTGTTCGACCAGGTCAGCGCGCCCGCGATCAGCTACCGCGTGACGCTGGCTACGCCCGAGGCGCGCGCGCAGCCGGGCGCGACCGCTTCGCCGCTGGTGTGGACCGACGTCGAGGACGGCCAGGTCCACACGTACCACGTCGATCCGCAGGCCGGCCTGTATCGCAACCTGCTGACCGGCCTCGCCGTGCTGCTGCCGATCGACGACCAGCTCTGA
- a CDS encoding HIT family protein yields MAYDQSNIFAKILRGEIPCIKLCETDTTLAFMDIMPQSEGHALVVPKEAAETFYELSEAAAADCMKMAKQLAIALRKTLEPDGLFIGQFNGAAAGQTVPHVHFHLIPRWRGEDLRMHAREMADAAQLEALAVKIRAAL; encoded by the coding sequence ATGGCCTACGACCAATCCAATATCTTCGCGAAGATCCTGCGCGGCGAGATTCCGTGCATCAAGCTGTGCGAGACCGACACCACGCTCGCCTTCATGGACATCATGCCGCAGTCCGAGGGCCATGCGCTGGTGGTGCCGAAAGAGGCGGCCGAGACGTTCTACGAGCTGTCGGAAGCCGCGGCGGCCGATTGCATGAAGATGGCGAAGCAGCTCGCGATCGCGCTGCGCAAGACGCTCGAACCGGACGGCCTGTTCATCGGCCAGTTCAATGGCGCGGCGGCGGGCCAGACGGTGCCGCACGTGCATTTCCACCTGATTCCGCGCTGGCGCGGCGAGGACCTGCGCATGCATGCGCGCGAGATGGCCGACGCGGCGCAGCTCGAAGCGCTCGCGGTGAAGATCCGCGCCGCGCTGTAG